The following are from one region of the Cinclus cinclus chromosome 7, bCinCin1.1, whole genome shotgun sequence genome:
- the ZP4 gene encoding zona pellucida sperm-binding protein 4: protein MGAVEQSGAVSGAVLFWMFLGPLALVLGAHVSVFSDPTLLTCGQKSLQLTLPPGWEGNASFVLTTWDTEGKAHALQNDSGCGLLVSGTPDGSRKISVSYSGCYVFEWDRNYLILVGLERTDDAGQKALHEETLLRCPVDLPALDAPSSSVCLAVPSQDRLSCASLPISQGDCEARGCCYDPRDRVMPCYFGNTVTAHCTPDGQFSIVVSRDVTLPPVALDSVQLASGHSTGCVPVLTNNAFVVYRFPLSACGTTFQMNGDQAIYENELVASRDVKTGNLGSVTRDSIFRLHVQCSYSISGSSVPLTVQVFTLPPLSAVSQPGPLSLELRVASDGSYTSYYTDSDYPVLKTLRDPVYAEVKILQRTDPDLILVLHHCWATPSPNPQQQLQWPILVDGCPYAGDNYQTQLMPPSLTSGLLFPSHYQRFTLYTFTFVDSTSQEKLSGLVYLHCSASVCHRSVKESCVTTCPSRVRGKRSAEHPFQEGTSHVSSKGPVIFLWDELRRDTAKDGPGATAHAAAPWALGFAAVATGTALCVVLVVSVLWQRKVSATHEINGLQ, encoded by the exons ATGGGTGCTGTAGAGCAGTCTGGGGCTGTATCAGGAGCtgtgctcttctggatgtttcttGGTCCCCTTGCCTTGGTTCTGGGGGCTCATGTCAGTGTTTTTTCTGATCCTACCCTGCTGACTTGTGGCCAAAAAAGCTTACAGCTCACCTTACctccaggctgggaagggaatgcTTCATTTGTGCTGACTACTTGGG ATACTGAAGGGAAGGCACATGCTCTGCAGAACGACTCTGGCTGTGGTCTCTTGGTATCTGGGACTCCAGATGGCTCCAGGAAAATATCCGTCTCTTATTCTGGCTGTTATGTCTTTGAGTGG GATCGCAATTACCTTATACTGGTTGGGCTTGAAAGAACAGATGATGCTGGGCAAAAGGCTCTTCATGAAGAGACACTGCTTAGGTGCCCTGTGGACCTTCCTG CCCTGGATGCTCCAAGCAGTAGTGTCTGTTTGGCTGTTCCCAGCCAGGACCGGCTGTCGTGTGCCTCCCTGCCCATCAGCCAGGGAGACTGTGAAGCACGAGGCTGCTGCTATGACCCAAGAGACAGGGTGATGCCTTGCTACTTTGGTAACACAG TGACAGCTCATTGCACACCAGATGGCCAGTTTTCTATTGTTGTTTCTCGAGATGTGACCCTGCCACCTGTTGCCCTGGACTCAGTACAACTGGCCAGTGGACACAGTActggctgtgtccctgtcctgacAAACAATGCCTTTGTTGTGTACCGGTTTCCACTCTCTGCCTGTGGCACTACTTTTCAG ATGAATGGAGACCAGGCCATATATGAGAATGAATTGGTGGCAAGCAGGGATGTGAAGACTGGAAATCTTGGCTCTGTCACTAGGGATAGCATTTTCAG GTTACATGTCCAATGCAGTTATTCCATCAGTGGGAGTTCCGTTCCCTTGACTGTTCAGGTCTTCACATTGCCTCCACTCTCTGCTGTGTCTCAGCCAGGTCCCCTGTCCTTGGAGCTGCGTGTTGCCTCAG ATGGAAGCTATACTTCCTACTATACAGACAGTGATTATCCTGTTCTGAAGACTCTGAGAGACCCTGTTTATGCAGAAGTCAAGATCCTTCAGAGAACAGACCCAGATCTGATTTTAGTTTTGCACCACTGCTGGGCCACACCAAGCCCCAACCCCCAGCAACAGCTTCAGTGGCCAATTTTGGTGGATGG GTGCCCTTATGCAGGGGACAATTACCAGACACAGCTGATGCCTCCAAGTTTGACCTCAGGACTACTGTTCCCCTCTCATTACCAGCGTTTCACCCTCTACACATTTACCTTTGTGGACTCCACTTCCCAAGAGAAACTCTCTGGGCTG GTGTACCTGCACTGCAGTGCTTCGGTGTGCCACCGGTCTGTAAAGGAGTCCTGTGTCACCACGTGTCCTTCCAGAGTCA GGGGTAAAAGGAGTGCTGAGCATCCTTTTCAGGAAGGTACTTCCCATGTGTCCAGCAAAGGCCCTGTGATTTTCCTCTGGGATGAGCTAAGACGGGACACAGCCAAGGATGGCCCTG GAGCCACTGCCCACGCTGCAGCCCCCTGGGCTCTGGGATTTGCTGCTGTGGCaactgggacagctctgtgtgtggtgCTTGTGGTTTCTGTGCTGTGGCAAAGGAAGGTGTCAGCAACACATGAAATCAATGGATTGCAATAA